The Chordicoccus furentiruminis DNA window GCCTTCTCCAGCGCCTTCTTCAGCTCGTCCCGTTCATGCACGACCACACCGTCCACGCCGGCGAGACGCATGCCGGTGAGGGAATCGATGTTATCGCTGATCAGGTACATTTTCATGCTGATTACCTTGCTTTTTGATCAAGTGAGATGCGCCCGGGCATCAGAGCTGGCCGAGGATCATGAAGGAGATGATCAGACCGTAGAGGCAGACGCCTTCGGCCAGGCCGACGAAGATCAGGGACTTACCGAGGATGGACTGGTCTTCGGAGATCGCGCCCAGCGCGGCGGAAGCGGCGGACGCCACGGCGATACCGCCGCCGAGGCAGGAGATGCCGGTGGCCAGAGCCGCCGCGATGTAGCCGAGTCCGGTGGCCATGCCGTTTCCGGAGGAAGCGGAGGCGGCGAGCACGTTGGAGGCGCCGGCGAAGGTGGAGACGACCGTGACGCCCAGCAGGCCGAAGAACGTGAAGCAGTTGACGGCCAGATGACTCTTGAAGCGGCCCTTCGTGCGCTCGCCCTTAAGGAAGGCGACGCCCGGAAGGATGATGGAAAGAACAAGCGCGATAAACAGGGTGATTTCGATTGCTGTAGACATACTCGGTTTCCTCCTCACGCTGATGCGTGACTAAAATGAAATGGTCTGCTGATTTATCTTTGTCAGCCGAATCGTTTGCGCCGCGGCTGGTCGGTTTCTGCGTTTCCGCCTCTCAGGCGGATTTCTGCTTCTCCTTGCGGAACGGGACGAAAGGTCTGCCGTCGCCGCGGTAGAAGCGGGAGAACATTTCGTAGTACTCCAGACGGAGCACCTGGATGCCGACGATCAGACCCTCCATGCCCATGACGAATGCATTTCCGAGAATGACCGCGATCCAGTTCGGCGTACCGCCGTTGGCGGCGCCGGCCAGCATCAGGACGACCTCCATCATCGCCGCGTGGCTGACGGCGAAGGCGCCGATACGGACGAAGGAGAGCGTGTTCGAGAAGAAGGAGAGCAGTGTCTCGAACATCTCGAAGAAGCTCTGGATGATGAACATCCCGACGCCTTCCTCCGGCTTCGAGTGATCCTTTGCGACCAGCCGGCCCAGCGGTTCCTTGCAGAACATCGCCGCCAGCGGCAGGATGAAGAATACCAGAATGAAGGCGAAGCCGATCTTCCGGTGGCTGGAGCCGAAGGCCGTGAAGACGGCGATCACCACACCGACGTAGAAGAGGAAGCCGGCGAGCGAGTTCGTTCCGAACAGCTCGGCCTCCCGGTCATGCAGCCGGTGCGAGTTGATGATGTTGAACACCATCGTCGTGAGGATCAGGAACATACCGAAGACGATGGCGTAGACCAGCACCGAGTTGATCGTTCCGACGCCGGGAAGATTCATCGTCTGTTCCTTCGGTTTCAGCCAGATGTGATGGATGATCGTATCCTCGAACCCGAAGAACGATCCGAACATCATGCCGAAGAAGGTGGAGAAAATCCCCGCGCAGCTGATGATGCCGGCCAGCCGGATATGCCGGAACCGGTAGAGCAGCGCGCCTCCGATCAGAAGCACCAGTCCCTGACCCCAGTCCCCGAACATCGCGCCGAAGATGAAGCTGTAGGAGATCGCCACGAAGATCGTCGGATCGATTTCCCGGTAGTTCGGCAGGCCGTACATCTCGATGTACATCTCGTAGGGCTTGAAGAACTTCGGGTTTCTGAGCTTCGTCGGCGGCGTCTCGCCGGACGCGGCCGAGTCCTCGACAACGCAGACGACTTTCGCGTCCGAATCCAGCTCTTTCTGAAAACGGTCGGTGTCCCCTGCCGCCATCCAGCCGCAGAGGATGTAGTAATTTCCGTCCTTGTGGCGGATACATCCGGCCTCGCGGCGGATCTCGTAGTTGGCGCTCATGTTTTCGAGCCGCCGCTCCGCGGCGAGCAGCTGCGGGGCATCCTTCTCGAGACTGGTGAGCATGCCGTCCGTCAGAGCGCGGATCTGGTCCGCGGCGGATGCAGATTCCTTCGCCAGCTGGTCGTAGACCTGGCCCGGCGTGCCGGTGTAGCCGTCGGGGATGAAGATCCGCTCGAAATGCATGGACGCGTAGACCGCGTCGATCATATGCATTTCCTTCTCCGGGGCGAAGTAGATGCCGTACACATACTGCTCATCGCTCTTCGTTCGGAAGAAGACTGTGACGAAGTTGTCATAGACGTAATTCTTGAATTTCTCGAAGTAATCCTTCGGGATCTTTCCGAAACGGAAATCGACGTAGTGATACGTGAGAATCCGCTCCAGATGCTCCGGCAGATCGCGGAACGGCTCGAGCGCCTTCATGGTGTCGGCGAGCTGCTTCGTCTTGTCCTCCAGCGCTTTTTTCTCCTCGCGGCTCTCCGCCAGTCTTCCGCCGATGGTTTCGAGAAGACTGGCGAGACCGGCCGGATCCTCCTCCGTGTCCTCGGAGGAGCGGGCGATGGCGCCCCGGTCCTTCTCCGGGATCAGATCGGTGTAGGACCGGATCCTGGACAGCATGTCCCGGTAGGGATTGGCGCCCTGGAACGGGGTGACCCGCTTTTCATCCGGAAGCTCCCGAAGGGCGTTCTCCAGATGAATCTCATACCGGGACAGATACTGGTCAACGACGCGGTCAAGGTCGCTCTCCGGTCCTGTCAGGGTGATGAATTTCATTTTTTCGATCATAATCGTTCCCTTTGCGTGGTTAATGTGGTCAATGCGTCTGACTATCTTCCGCAGACGGATCAGCGTCTGAGGACAATCCCGATCGCCTCTTCCGGGCTGATATGATAGCGGACGCACTCGATGGCCGTTGTCAGGCGGTAAACCTCGTGCTCCTTCCAGTACAGGTAGTAGTAGAGGATCGCAATGGAATAGGGATGCTGCGCGGCTTCGTTCCGGAGGACGGACTTGCAGATTTTCGTGTACATGTACTGCAGGTTGTCCTTCGTGAGTTCCGGATACTTCTTCGCGTAGTAGGTGCTCTTCAGCGCCCGCTCGTAGGCGTCCATATTCTCGGCTTCGACGAGCGCGCGGATATCCTGCTTCGTCAGATGGTAGAGCGCGGGGATCGTCAGCGCGTAGGTCTCCACATCATTCAGGTGATAGTAATATTTCGCCCGATGAATGTACCAGAGATTCAGCGTGTCGAATTTGGTCCCGTAGAACTTCGTCAGAAGAGACAGCTGGCTCTTGTCCACGGTTTCCTTCCGGTCCCGCCAGCAGGCGCCGAAGTGGAACAGATCCAGTGACGTTTCGTAGCGGAACAGCGTAGCGTCCTGCCCGGCGTGCACTTTCGTGAGCGTGTCGAAGTACGGCGTTCCCTCACAGGCCTTGATCAGATCCTCCACGGTCCGGGAAGCCAGCAGCGCGTCGAAATGAAGGTCCGAGTATTCGTCGAAGAACTGCTTCTCCTCCCGGATGAACCGGGGAACATCGTCCGGAATCGATTCCGGGTCGAAGACGCGGGCGAGCTGCTGCTTCAGAAAACGCACCTCGTACCGCCGGCCGTAGCGCCGGAGGAAGGGCTTCTGCTCCTCGCCGGCGAAGCGGTAGATCCGCTCGAAATCGTAGAGCACGGTGTTGCGGAGGAGCGTCTCGATTTCGCCGCGGTGGAGATTGTTCTCGTCCAGAGGGGCAAGCACGGCCGCGTAGCCGGGATCCTTCTTCAGATAGGCGACGACGGCGGGAACGTCGGAGAGCGCCACGATCGCCCGGAACTCATCGTCTGAGATGAAGTGGCTCTCCATCGCCCGGACCTTGGTGGTCAGCCCGCTGTAAGCCAGCATGCGGCTGCTCATTCAAGCACCTGCTTTACGATGGCGTCCGCGCGGCTGTCGAGCTGGGCGGCGTAGTATTCGTTGATCCGGTTGAGCTGAGCGTCCGCCTCGCGCTCCAGTCTGTCGAGCCGGCTGCGGTCCTGATCCTGCATCTGCGCCCGCAGCGCGTCCAGCTTCTTTGCGGAGTCGGCGTCAATCTGCGCATCGAAGGCGGCGGTCTTCTGATCGGCCGCCTTCTCAAGCTCCCGCTTCCGGTCTTCGGTCTGCGCGCGGACCTTCTGGGCGGCGGTTTCGATTTCGTCGAGTCTGTTTAGTACAGAAGCGTCCATGAAATCCTCCTGTTTCTGCCTGATCGGGCGCCGATTTCCGCCTGCGCCCGACTTATTACTTATATAATGCTTCCGAAAAATCGATGTCATTATATGCCGGGGACACCAAAAACACAAGCTGATCACAAAAGTGTGGCAGTATGCACAAACATGAAAACAATACAGGACGGATGATTCGTCCGAAGCGCGCAGGAGGCGGGCGGACAGGGAGAAAAATGTTCGTCGGAACTGTCGGAATGACGGAGGAGAAGGCGGCCGCAGCCGATTGCATTTCCCGATTGTCTCCTGTAAGATGGAACATGCAGCCGCCCGCCGGAAACGTGCGGGGACATGCAGTCCGGAGGGCGGAACGCGCGGAGAACGAAAAGAGACGTATCACGGCGCGTCCTGACGGATAGAGAAGGGAAGATGCAGGCGGCCGGCACGAAGGCCGGAAAGCGCGGCGGAACATCCGGACGGAAAGAGAAACGGCTGACAGACGGCGAGACAAAGGAGCGGGCAGCGTAAGATGAGACTACGGAATATCCCGGAAGCGAAGGAGATTGTCGCACGGAGCGCGTTTGTGGTAAAGAATCCCGAGACGCACCGCGGTCACTGGAAGGAGGATCCGTCCCGGCCTCTGTATGTGGAGATCGGTATGGGCAAGGGCCGTTTTCTGATTGAAACGGCGCTTCTGCATCCGGAGGCGGACTATATCGGCGTGGAGCGATATGAGAGCGTGCTCTTCCGGGCCTGCGAACGGATGGAAGGCATTCCTTATCACACGCCGAGAGATCAGATGGAGAACGCCGGACAGACCGGGGCGCTTCCGGTGCCGGCCAATGTCCGCTTTCTTTCGACGGACGCCCGGGAGCTTCCGGCTGTGTTCGCGGAGGGCGAGGTGGACGGCCTTTTCTTGAATTTCTCGGATCCCTGGCCGAAGGCGCGCCACGCGAAACGCCGGCTCACCTCCTCGGAGTTTCTTTCTACTTATGAAAAATATCTGCGGGACGGCGGCCTTCTCGCATTCAAGACGGACAATACCGGTCTCTTTGAATTCTCGGTGGAAGAGGTGAGGGCGGCGCCGCACTGGCAACTGCTGAGCGTGACGCGCGATCTTCATCACGATCCCGAGATGTGCGCCGGTAACGTGATGACCGAGTACGAGCGGAAATTTTCGGCGCTGGGGCATCCGATCTGCAGGCTGGAGGCGGTGTACAGGCGGGACGTGGCGGGGTGAGCGCCCGTCTTCCGGATCGGTAAGAGCGAAAGAGAAATAGAAGAGCAAAAAAATTGAAAAAAGTACTTGCAAATCCCGTTGCCGGTGTGTATACTAGCACTTGCGTCTGACAGAGACGAGCAAAGAAAAAGAGATGCGCTTTTAGCTCAGTTGGTAGAGCACCTGACTCTTAATCAGGGTGTCCGGGGTTCGAGCCCCCGAAGGCGCACGAATCGCACCGGAAGCCCATCGGCTTTCGGTGTTTTGCTGTACGAACACATCTCCGGACAGAGAGGAGAATCGATGAATATCTGGCTGACGCGGCACGGACAGACGAATCTGAACGCGGAGCATCTGATGCAGGGGCGGACGGACGAGCCGCTGAACTATGCGGGCCTCCGGCAGGCGGAGGAGATGAGAAAGAAGATCGGGAACATCTGCTTTGACGCCGTTTTCTCGAGTCCGCTTCGAAGGGCGGTCCGTACGGCGGCGATTCTCGGCGGCGTAGGCGAGGATGAGGTGATCATCGACCAGCGTCTGATCGAGGCGGATTTCGGACCGTACGAGCTGAAGCGTTACTGGCTTCTCGGTCCGGCGATGACGCTCTACTGGATGTTTCCGGAGGTCTTTCCGGCGCCGGAGGGCGTGGAAAGCGTGTCCTCGATGGTGCGGCGGAGCGCTTCCTTTCTCGGGGATCTGGAGAAGGAGCCCTATGAGAACGTGCTCGTCGCCTGCCACGGAGGAATCATGCGTGCCCTGAGCGGGCATCTCGCGGACAGGAAAAACGGCATCATGTGGCGGCCGGCGCCGCATAACTGCGAGATCCGGATTTTTGAGGCGGAGAACGGAAAACACAGGATGGTAAGAAGGATAACGGATAAGGAGGATGCGGAATGATCTTTGAGGGGTGCCAGAGCAAGGCAAAGGAAATTTCCATCGAGGAGCGCCGCTGCCCGAACTGCGGGCATGAGGTCGAGATTTTTTCCGTGGATACGGAAGTGGTCTGTGAGAACTGCGGCTTCGTGATCTACAACGACAAGCTGAGCTGTGTGCAGTGGTGCAAGTACGCGAAGCAGTGCGTCGGCGAGCAGCGCTACAATCAGCTGATGAAGGTGGCGCAGATGCAGAAAGAGCGCCGTGAGGCGGAGAAGAAGGCGCGCGAGGAGGAGAGGAACGCGCAGGAAGCGGAACGGAACGCCCGTGTCTGACGGAGACGGGAGAGACGCGGAAAAAGAGAAGGCGGACGGCGGGAGAGCCGGACGCGGATCAGAAATCGCTGCGAGAACGGGGGCAGCCGGTTGGAACCGGCTGCCCCCGTTCTCGTATGCAGACGCAGATCCCGGAGCGCCGTTCCGGTTCCGCGGCGGTTTTACGAAGGCTTTACTGCCATTTTACGGCGGTGCGATAGAAGGAGAAGACGGCCGGGTGATACGCTCTTCCCGAACCAGCAAACAGGCAAAGGGAAAAAAAGATGAGTATGAAGAAAGCAGTGAACATGCTGACATGTCCCGGCCTTTCCGCCCGCCTTCTTTCCGTCTGCGGCCGGACAGCGCGGTCCGCTGCGGTTCGGCCGCCTCTGTGTGCGTTTCACGGCGGGAATCCGGGACCTGCGTGTCCGTTCGATCCGAACAGGCGGCTCTCCGTCCGAAGCGGTTGCGGCCGGATGCCTCTCTGGTTTATGATAGGGGGCAGTCAGGGAGGAACGATATGCAGGGAATCAGCCGGAAGATGGAACTTACGCTGACGCCGCCGTCGCCGGAGGACGCCCGCGACGAGGAAACGAGACTTTTGGAGGCGATCCGGGAGGCGTGGGACGGCGGGGACGCGGAGCCGGAAGAAATGGGAAACGGCGGGGAGGAGACGCCGATTCGTTTTCAGTATAAGGCTCTGCAGAGCCTCCACGGTGCGCTGGTCCGCGGAGAATGGCGCGTCACGGCGTCTCTTGCCTTCGACGGACTGGCATGGAACGTGGTCGGAGTCGAGCCGGGCCGGACGGCCGCGGCGCATTACGGCTGCGCGGTGGATCTCGGCAGCACGACGGTTGTGCTCGATCTGATGGACTGCGGGTCGGGGAAGCTGCTCGACGAGGAAAGCGGATACAACCGCCAGATCCGGTTCGGCGAGGACATTCTGAGCCGGATTTTCTGCTGCAAGGATCAGCCGGAGCGGCTGAAGGAGATACAGGAGGAAACCTGCGCGACGATCCGGGAGCTGATGGACCGGGCGGCGGAGCAGACCGGAATCCGGCCGGAGGACTGCATCTCGATGGTGATCTCCGGCAACACGACGATGATCCACTTCCTTCTGGGAATGGATCCCTTCGGCGTGTTTCACGAGCCCTACGCCGTGGCGGTGCTGGATCCCGGCTTCATTCCCGGCTCCGCGCTCGGTTTCCCGATCGCGGGGGAGGTCTACTGCGTCCCGGGACGGGCCAACTATCTCGGCGGCGATATCGTCAGCGGCATGATCGCGACAGAGATGTACCGGAGGACGGATATTTCGGTTTTCTTTGATATAGGGACAAACGGGGAACTGGCGGTCGGCGGCGCGCCGTTCCTTCTGTGCGGCGCCGGAGCAGCGGGACCCGCGCTGGAGGGCGGAAGCGTCAGCACCGGAATGCGGGCCGGAACCGGTGCCGTGGACCGGATCCGGATCGATGGAGATGCCTTTCATTATCATGTGATCGGCATGCCGGAGGGAGCGGAACGGGTCTTCGGCCCGGCCGAAGACCGTGCCGTCCGGGAAGAAGCGGCGGCGCCGGGCTGCGCATCGGCGCCGGACAGCCCGGCGGCCCGCGGCATCTGCGGATCCGGTCTGGTCGATCTCCTGTCGGCGCTTTTCCTTCATGGATGGGTCGATATCCAGGGATCTTTCCGGGAGGAACGGAGTCCGCTGATCCGACGTGAGAGGCGGCCGGACGGCGGAGAGGAGACGGCGGTCCGGTACGCGCCGGGACTTGCCTTCTCCTCGCAGGATATCCGGGAACTGATCCGGACGAAGGCGGCCGCGGCCACGATGATGGAATATATTCTGAATGAAGCCGGCATCGGGCTCGGCGACGTCAGCCGCTTCTATATGACCGGATCGTTCGGCACGCATGTGGACAAAGAGTCGGCGGTCAGCATCGGCATGTACCCGGATGTGCCGCGGGAGAGGATCATACTGGCCGGGAATACATCCCTTGAGGGAGCGCGGGAGATTCTTCTGAGAAAGAGCGCGCTCAAGGACGTCCGGACCGTGCTCGCGCTGATGGAGTATGTGCAGTTCGGCGCGGTGGCGAACTTTGTGGATCTGATGCAGGCCGCGTCGGCGCTGCCCCACACGGATATGAGCCGTTACCCAAGCGTAGCGGAGAAGCTGAAGAGGATGCAGGATGAAGCTGTACGAAAAAAACAAGAACAAGAAGTGGATGAATAACACGATCGCGCTCTGCGCCGCGGTTCTGTTTTATCTCGTCCTCTCGCGGCTGGGCACGATCTTCGGCGGCATCGCGGCTTTCTTCCGATTCATTTCCCCGGTGCTGGCGGGGATCGCCTTCGCCTACATCATGAACCCGATGGCGGTCCTTCTGCAGCGGGGGCCTCTGCGGGGTATGAAACAGGAGCGGAAGCAGTGGATCGTCGCGAACGTGATCACGATTCTTGTCGTGCTGCTGGTGCTGACGCTGATTCTGGTCGCCGTGATTCCGCAGCTGGTGGAGAGCGTCCTCGGCCTGATTAACAATATGGGCTATTACGCGAAGGGCCTCACGAAGATGCTGAATGATCTCAACGCGCAGGCGGCCAGCAACCGGATCGATATCAGCAAGCTGACCGAGGCCGGCGAAAACCTGCTGGGACGGCTGACGTCCTATGTCAGCGCTCATTCCGGCGAGCTGATCAGCACGGTTTCCAGCGTGGGCAGCAATGTCGTGACGGCGGTGATCAGCTTCATTCTCGCCATCTATTTTCTGATGGACAAGAAGCACCTTCAGGCGGGACTGAAGCGCCTCCTGTCTCTGCTGCTGTCAGACCGCGGTTACCGCAACCTGATGGGCTTCGGGCGGAGATGCAACGCGATTCTCGTCCGCTACGTCTGGTGCGACCTGCTGGACGGACTGATCATCGGCTGCTCCAACGCCGTGTTCATGATGATTATGCAGATGCCTTATGCGGCGCTGGTATCCGTCGTCGTGGGTGTGACCAATCTGGCGCCGACCTTCGGCCCGATCGTCGGCGGCGTGGTCGGCGTGTTCGTTCTGATGCTGGAGAATCCGTGGCATGCGCTTGCTTTTCTGATCTTCACGGTCGTGCTGCAGACGATCGACGGCTACGTGCTGAAGCCGAAGATGTTCGGCGGACTGCTCGGCGTTCCCGGCATCTGGATTCTCATCATGATC harbors:
- a CDS encoding V-type ATPase subunit, whose amino-acid sequence is MSSRMLAYSGLTTKVRAMESHFISDDEFRAIVALSDVPAVVAYLKKDPGYAAVLAPLDENNLHRGEIETLLRNTVLYDFERIYRFAGEEQKPFLRRYGRRYEVRFLKQQLARVFDPESIPDDVPRFIREEKQFFDEYSDLHFDALLASRTVEDLIKACEGTPYFDTLTKVHAGQDATLFRYETSLDLFHFGACWRDRKETVDKSQLSLLTKFYGTKFDTLNLWYIHRAKYYYHLNDVETYALTIPALYHLTKQDIRALVEAENMDAYERALKSTYYAKKYPELTKDNLQYMYTKICKSVLRNEAAQHPYSIAILYYYLYWKEHEVYRLTTAIECVRYHISPEEAIGIVLRR
- a CDS encoding V-type ATP synthase subunit I, with amino-acid sequence MIEKMKFITLTGPESDLDRVVDQYLSRYEIHLENALRELPDEKRVTPFQGANPYRDMLSRIRSYTDLIPEKDRGAIARSSEDTEEDPAGLASLLETIGGRLAESREEKKALEDKTKQLADTMKALEPFRDLPEHLERILTYHYVDFRFGKIPKDYFEKFKNYVYDNFVTVFFRTKSDEQYVYGIYFAPEKEMHMIDAVYASMHFERIFIPDGYTGTPGQVYDQLAKESASAADQIRALTDGMLTSLEKDAPQLLAAERRLENMSANYEIRREAGCIRHKDGNYYILCGWMAAGDTDRFQKELDSDAKVVCVVEDSAASGETPPTKLRNPKFFKPYEMYIEMYGLPNYREIDPTIFVAISYSFIFGAMFGDWGQGLVLLIGGALLYRFRHIRLAGIISCAGIFSTFFGMMFGSFFGFEDTIIHHIWLKPKEQTMNLPGVGTINSVLVYAIVFGMFLILTTMVFNIINSHRLHDREAELFGTNSLAGFLFYVGVVIAVFTAFGSSHRKIGFAFILVFFILPLAAMFCKEPLGRLVAKDHSKPEEGVGMFIIQSFFEMFETLLSFFSNTLSFVRIGAFAVSHAAMMEVVLMLAGAANGGTPNWIAVILGNAFVMGMEGLIVGIQVLRLEYYEMFSRFYRGDGRPFVPFRKEKQKSA
- a CDS encoding ASKHA domain-containing protein → MQGISRKMELTLTPPSPEDARDEETRLLEAIREAWDGGDAEPEEMGNGGEETPIRFQYKALQSLHGALVRGEWRVTASLAFDGLAWNVVGVEPGRTAAAHYGCAVDLGSTTVVLDLMDCGSGKLLDEESGYNRQIRFGEDILSRIFCCKDQPERLKEIQEETCATIRELMDRAAEQTGIRPEDCISMVISGNTTMIHFLLGMDPFGVFHEPYAVAVLDPGFIPGSALGFPIAGEVYCVPGRANYLGGDIVSGMIATEMYRRTDISVFFDIGTNGELAVGGAPFLLCGAGAAGPALEGGSVSTGMRAGTGAVDRIRIDGDAFHYHVIGMPEGAERVFGPAEDRAVREEAAAPGCASAPDSPAARGICGSGLVDLLSALFLHGWVDIQGSFREERSPLIRRERRPDGGEETAVRYAPGLAFSSQDIRELIRTKAAAATMMEYILNEAGIGLGDVSRFYMTGSFGTHVDKESAVSIGMYPDVPRERIILAGNTSLEGAREILLRKSALKDVRTVLALMEYVQFGAVANFVDLMQAASALPHTDMSRYPSVAEKLKRMQDEAVRKKQEQEVDE
- a CDS encoding histidine phosphatase family protein, giving the protein MNIWLTRHGQTNLNAEHLMQGRTDEPLNYAGLRQAEEMRKKIGNICFDAVFSSPLRRAVRTAAILGGVGEDEVIIDQRLIEADFGPYELKRYWLLGPAMTLYWMFPEVFPAPEGVESVSSMVRRSASFLGDLEKEPYENVLVACHGGIMRALSGHLADRKNGIMWRPAPHNCEIRIFEAENGKHRMVRRITDKEDAE
- a CDS encoding ATP synthase subunit C; its protein translation is MSTAIEITLFIALVLSIILPGVAFLKGERTKGRFKSHLAVNCFTFFGLLGVTVVSTFAGASNVLAASASSGNGMATGLGYIAAALATGISCLGGGIAVASAASAALGAISEDQSILGKSLIFVGLAEGVCLYGLIISFMILGQL
- a CDS encoding AI-2E family transporter, producing the protein MKLYEKNKNKKWMNNTIALCAAVLFYLVLSRLGTIFGGIAAFFRFISPVLAGIAFAYIMNPMAVLLQRGPLRGMKQERKQWIVANVITILVVLLVLTLILVAVIPQLVESVLGLINNMGYYAKGLTKMLNDLNAQAASNRIDISKLTEAGENLLGRLTSYVSAHSGELISTVSSVGSNVVTAVISFILAIYFLMDKKHLQAGLKRLLSLLLSDRGYRNLMGFGRRCNAILVRYVWCDLLDGLIIGCSNAVFMMIMQMPYAALVSVVVGVTNLAPTFGPIVGGVVGVFVLMLENPWHALAFLIFTVVLQTIDGYVLKPKMFGGLLGVPGIWILIMIIIGGRMFGVIGILLAIPVAAILDFVYKEYILPALERRKARRTKEAAGGAENGRPD
- the trmB gene encoding tRNA (guanosine(46)-N7)-methyltransferase TrmB, which gives rise to MRLRNIPEAKEIVARSAFVVKNPETHRGHWKEDPSRPLYVEIGMGKGRFLIETALLHPEADYIGVERYESVLFRACERMEGIPYHTPRDQMENAGQTGALPVPANVRFLSTDARELPAVFAEGEVDGLFLNFSDPWPKARHAKRRLTSSEFLSTYEKYLRDGGLLAFKTDNTGLFEFSVEEVRAAPHWQLLSVTRDLHHDPEMCAGNVMTEYERKFSALGHPICRLEAVYRRDVAG